One Bifidobacterium angulatum DSM 20098 = JCM 7096 DNA window includes the following coding sequences:
- a CDS encoding succinate dehydrogenase/fumarate reductase iron-sulfur subunit, which yields MTNTTVTLRVNRFAPRPERNRDRGGSPFARKSSPFGASSEAPARRRPRGKQWTQDYVIEARPEDTVLDCLLTIKRTVDPTLAFRYSCGHGMCGSDAVAINGTPTLLCTATVKDWAKPAGTAIQTDDEGFRRTDGVDTTADAADAGEPQSASTASDAASLGVIELAALPGFPVQRDLIADIDPMLDQLKKLKPALEADGVLATTKDGKIDVFEYLQNPEQLAQYERLTNCIACGVCEGACPVFAGGDAFIGPAALIWSSRFINDSRDVKAAERMDAIDTADGVAACQSVRACSRQCPRGIDVGEEMWQIVAKVRER from the coding sequence ATGACGAACACCACGGTGACATTGCGAGTGAATCGTTTCGCTCCGCGTCCGGAACGGAACCGCGATCGAGGCGGCAGTCCGTTTGCCCGTAAAAGCTCCCCTTTCGGCGCTTCGTCCGAGGCTCCGGCACGCAGGCGTCCTCGCGGCAAACAGTGGACGCAGGACTATGTGATCGAGGCACGCCCGGAGGACACCGTCCTCGATTGTCTGCTGACCATCAAGCGCACCGTCGATCCCACGTTGGCGTTCCGCTATTCCTGTGGGCATGGCATGTGCGGTTCGGATGCGGTGGCCATCAACGGCACGCCCACCCTGCTATGCACCGCCACGGTGAAGGATTGGGCCAAGCCCGCCGGCACCGCCATCCAGACGGATGACGAGGGATTCCGCCGCACCGATGGAGTGGATACTACTGCCGACGCCGCCGATGCCGGCGAACCACAATCAGCGAGTACCGCAAGCGACGCCGCCAGTCTTGGTGTCATCGAGCTTGCCGCGCTTCCCGGCTTCCCGGTGCAACGCGATCTTATCGCCGACATCGATCCGATGCTCGACCAGTTGAAGAAGCTTAAGCCCGCGTTGGAGGCGGATGGCGTGCTGGCCACTACGAAGGATGGCAAGATCGACGTATTCGAATACCTTCAGAATCCCGAGCAGCTTGCGCAATACGAACGGTTGACCAATTGCATCGCCTGCGGTGTATGCGAGGGCGCCTGCCCGGTGTTCGCCGGTGGCGATGCATTCATCGGCCCTGCGGCACTGATCTGGTCGAGCCGTTTCATCAATGATTCCCGCGATGTCAAAGCCGCAGAACGTATGGATGCCATCGATACGGCGGATGGCGTTGCCGCCTGCCAGTCGGTGCGCGCATGCTCCCGTCAGTGCCCCCGAGGCATCGATGTCGGCGAGGAGATGTGGCAGATCGTGGCCAAGGTGCGGGAACGCTGA
- a CDS encoding MGMT family protein: MAEDESFNERVYAVVRGIPRGMVATYGQVAALIGAPRCARLVGYALHGNPEQGVIPCHRVVFRDGSLAPGFAFGGPDAQRALLEAEGVAFIPPKSNGNAGDGGWRVDLARCQWHA, from the coding sequence ATGGCTGAAGACGAGTCGTTCAACGAGCGTGTGTATGCGGTGGTGCGTGGGATTCCGCGGGGCATGGTCGCCACGTATGGGCAGGTCGCGGCGCTGATCGGGGCGCCGCGCTGCGCGAGGCTGGTGGGGTATGCGCTGCATGGCAATCCGGAGCAGGGTGTGATCCCATGCCATCGCGTGGTGTTCCGTGATGGTTCGTTGGCGCCGGGGTTCGCGTTCGGTGGGCCTGACGCGCAGCGTGCGTTGCTGGAAGCCGAGGGTGTGGCGTTCATACCGCCGAAGTCGAACGGCAATGCCGGCGATGGGGGATGGAGGGTCGATTTGGCTCGCTGCCAGTGGCATGCCTAA
- a CDS encoding FAD-binding protein encodes MSPKHLEDMYDAVIVGAGAAGLSAALGLLRSETVKEMKANGQEPKILVISKLQPLRSHTGSAEGGIAAALGNVEHDDWHWHYYDTVKGGDWLVDQDAAKLLAEYAPETVINLERQGVAFSRTADGHIAQRRFGGHTSEFGGEPVRRAAYAADRIGHQILHTLWQQCVANGIEFAEEWYVTDLVLNEEHTRVAGVVAFDTHTGKTHAVSAHNVLFGTGGAGRLFHTTSNSWDLTGDGMALALAAGLQLEDCEFVQFHPTGLAHTGILLSEASRAEGGVLRNADGEAFMEKYAPGHADLAARDVVSRSIMAEIDAGRGIADPKDPEGPKDCVWLDLTGIDPEHMEQTLPQVVETIRKYANIDPTRDYVPVKPTAHYTMGGIPVTTNGEVYRWQNGERRVVEGLYAAGECSCVSVHGANRLGGNSLLDACLFGTRSGRSIAARIAQAESSGESEAADAALEETVETARAARQSELDMLLAGNADDAADDNPYQLMAELGSTMERAAAVRCDAQSLATAIETIDNDLAPRAQALAAHDKAATFNQEITAIWEVRHLITLAQTVIAASDARHESRGSLKRTDFPDRDDEHFLAHSMTDAAHEVSWQPVHIVDMPPKKREY; translated from the coding sequence ATGAGTCCGAAGCACTTGGAAGATATGTATGATGCGGTGATCGTCGGCGCCGGAGCGGCCGGCCTGTCCGCGGCACTGGGATTGCTCCGATCCGAAACCGTCAAGGAGATGAAGGCCAACGGCCAGGAACCGAAGATCCTCGTGATCTCCAAACTCCAGCCCCTGCGCTCACACACCGGCTCCGCCGAAGGCGGCATCGCCGCCGCACTGGGCAATGTGGAGCATGATGACTGGCACTGGCATTACTACGACACCGTCAAGGGCGGCGACTGGCTCGTCGACCAGGACGCGGCCAAGCTGCTCGCCGAATATGCTCCCGAAACCGTCATCAATCTGGAACGCCAGGGCGTAGCCTTCTCCCGAACCGCGGACGGCCATATCGCACAACGTCGCTTCGGCGGCCACACCAGCGAGTTCGGCGGCGAACCCGTTCGCCGCGCCGCCTACGCCGCCGACCGCATCGGCCATCAGATTCTGCACACCCTCTGGCAGCAGTGCGTCGCCAACGGCATTGAATTCGCCGAGGAATGGTACGTCACCGACCTGGTACTCAACGAGGAGCACACCCGGGTCGCCGGCGTCGTCGCCTTCGACACCCACACCGGCAAAACCCATGCCGTCAGCGCGCACAACGTGCTCTTCGGCACCGGCGGCGCCGGGCGGCTCTTCCACACCACCTCCAATTCCTGGGATCTCACCGGTGACGGCATGGCGCTGGCGCTGGCGGCCGGCCTGCAGCTCGAGGATTGCGAATTCGTGCAGTTCCATCCCACCGGCCTGGCTCATACCGGCATTCTGCTGTCCGAGGCGTCCCGCGCCGAAGGCGGTGTGCTGCGCAACGCCGACGGCGAGGCATTCATGGAAAAGTACGCTCCCGGCCACGCCGATCTGGCCGCCCGCGATGTGGTGAGTCGTTCCATCATGGCCGAAATCGACGCCGGCCGTGGCATCGCCGATCCAAAGGACCCGGAGGGCCCGAAGGACTGCGTGTGGCTCGATCTGACCGGCATCGACCCGGAGCACATGGAGCAGACGCTCCCCCAGGTCGTCGAAACCATCCGCAAATACGCCAACATCGATCCCACGCGCGACTATGTACCGGTCAAGCCGACCGCCCACTACACCATGGGCGGCATTCCCGTCACCACCAATGGCGAAGTGTACCGTTGGCAGAATGGCGAGCGCCGTGTCGTCGAAGGTCTGTATGCGGCGGGCGAATGCTCCTGCGTGTCCGTGCATGGCGCGAACCGTCTGGGAGGCAATTCCCTGCTTGACGCCTGCTTGTTCGGCACCCGTTCCGGCAGGTCCATCGCCGCACGTATTGCGCAGGCTGAGTCGAGTGGCGAGTCCGAGGCCGCCGACGCCGCATTGGAAGAGACCGTGGAGACTGCACGTGCCGCACGCCAGAGCGAGCTTGACATGCTGCTTGCCGGCAACGCCGATGATGCCGCCGATGACAATCCCTACCAGCTGATGGCCGAGCTGGGATCGACGATGGAACGTGCCGCTGCGGTGCGCTGCGACGCGCAGTCCCTTGCCACGGCGATCGAAACGATCGACAACGATCTTGCACCGCGCGCGCAGGCGCTTGCCGCGCACGATAAGGCGGCCACGTTCAATCAGGAGATCACCGCCATCTGGGAGGTGCGCCACCTCATCACGCTCGCCCAAACCGTGATTGCCGCCTCCGATGCGCGCCATGAATCGCGTGGCTCGCTCAAGCGCACCGATTTCCCGGATCGCGATGACGAGCATTTCCTGGCGCACTCCATGACCGATGCCGCGCACGAGGTCTCCTGGCAGCCTGTGCACATCGTCGACATGCCTCCGAAGAAGCGCGAATACTGA
- a CDS encoding O-methyltransferase, translated as MDHTTYENLAKAWDYVEEHAADRQSNELKELRITAQEAGMPQSAAMQAALLAVLVRLTNARSVIAVGTGSLVETLELVRGLDGEGQLTAVDSSAEGIALIRKSFDRIQDETDTTLRAVNATAGTFLPRLNANVYDLIVVAGDASNYASSFEQASRLLRPRGAIVFTDMLALEHDDANGGVVNPADRSPKATAMRELLETVESDEGFDTALTSTGTGLLVAVKR; from the coding sequence ATGGATCACACTACGTATGAGAATCTGGCGAAGGCGTGGGATTATGTGGAGGAGCATGCCGCGGACCGTCAGTCGAATGAGCTGAAAGAGCTGCGTATCACAGCCCAGGAGGCCGGGATGCCGCAAAGCGCCGCCATGCAGGCCGCTTTGCTTGCGGTGCTGGTTCGTTTGACGAATGCCAGATCGGTTATCGCCGTGGGAACCGGTTCGCTGGTGGAAACGTTGGAATTGGTGCGCGGTCTGGATGGTGAAGGCCAGCTGACCGCTGTCGATTCCTCTGCCGAGGGCATTGCGTTGATCCGCAAGTCGTTTGACCGCATTCAGGATGAGACCGATACCACGTTGCGTGCGGTGAATGCCACTGCGGGCACATTCCTGCCTCGTCTGAACGCCAATGTGTACGATCTGATCGTTGTGGCCGGCGATGCCAGCAACTATGCGTCAAGCTTCGAGCAGGCATCCCGCCTGCTTCGTCCTCGTGGCGCAATCGTATTCACGGATATGCTTGCTTTGGAACATGATGATGCCAACGGCGGCGTGGTCAATCCCGCCGACCGTTCCCCCAAGGCCACAGCCATGCGGGAACTGCTGGAGACCGTGGAATCGGACGAGGGCTTCGACACGGCTCTGACATCCACCGGCACCGGTCTGTTGGTGGCCGTCAAACGTTGA